The DNA window AGCCCAGGATCTCTCCAGCGCCCTCGAAGgactgggtggtgtcagctgggCCGGTCCAGGATGGGACAGTGCGGAGAACAGGCTAAGACAGAGACTTCGCAGTCCAGGCAGCAGTCACCTCCAAGACCAGGGCCCCGAGACCTATTTCTCCGACGCCGGCGCAACTGGGGGTGCAGGCGGCGGGtctcggaggcagaggtgggctcGCACCTCTTGCAGCTGAGCGCGCAGCTCCTCCAGGGCGAGCTGCGTCGATGTCGCCTGCACCTGCGCCTGCAATTCCTCGAGCGCCAACCCCAAGTGGCCCACCTCGCCCCGCAGCGCCTCCCTGGCAACGCGTCGCTCCTTTTCCTTGCGGCGCTGCTGCAACTGGTGGCGCCAGTACTCCAGCATCAGGCAGCTGCAGGCGGTGATGAAGATGATGCTCTCGCCCAGCAGCTCCGCGCCCAGCTCGGCGGCTGCCCCCTCGTTCAGCGGCTTAATGGCAGCGGCATTGAAACCCATGATGCGCATTTTGGTCCGCATCTCCAGCCAGTGGTACACTGCAGGGAAAGACAGGAGTCAGGGATCTTTTGCAGGGCAGCCTCCTGCAAGCCCCGACCCTCTGTGCTTCGATGTCCCCGTTGTAGCAATGGGGATGTAGTCACCACAGTCAGACGCATGCTGGAGGGGGCGCCTTAACGAAGACAAGCGCAGGCCTCACACCCTGAATCCTCTAGGGAAAACTTCCTTAACTAATGACTTACTCATGTGAAGGTGGAGTGTCAGCTTTGGCATCGTTATAAACACAGAAGATGctgatgctctttttttttttctttttctttttttgagccagggtttcgctctatcgtccaggctggagtgcagtgccgagatcatggcttactgaagcctcaaattccggggctcaagcgatcctcctcccgcctcagcctccacagtagctaggACAACGTGCgcgcgccatcatgcctggctaatttttaaatgttttgtagaaacggggtctccttgcgttgcccaggctggtctcgaactcctgggctcaagcgatcctcctgccaaagcctcccaaagtgctgggactacaggtgtgagccacggtgcccggccttgAGGCTAACTCTTAATTCCATCAAGAATTCATAccttgctgggcgcggtggctcacgcctgtaatcccagcactttgagaggccgaggcgagtggctcagttgaggtcaggagtttgagaccagcctggccaagatggtgaaaccccgtctctactaaaaatacaaaaattagccgggcgtgatggcgtgtgcctctaataccagctactctggaggttgaagcgggagaatcgcttgaaaccgggaggcggaggctgcagtgagccaagatcatgccactgcactccagcctgggagacagagcgagactccatctcaaaaaaaaaaaaaaaaaaaaattgtaacttgATTTTTCACTGCACTCCCCCTCAACTCCATGAACTATATGGAATTCATCACATATTctatctccttccctctcccctcccaatTTTTacaagtgttttttatttttatttttttactgttcatttttatttatgtatatatgggttttttttattgagacggggtcttgctctgttgcccaggctgtagtgcagtgacaccatctcagctcactgcaacctccacctcccaggttcaagtgatttccaactagtttttgtatttttactagagacgggttttcaccatcttggccaggctgatctcgaactcccgacctcaagtgatccgcctgccttggcctcccaaagtgctaggattacaagcatgagccaccacgcccagcctttatttatttattttttttgagacagagtctctgtctgtcccccaggctggagtgcagtggtatgatctcagctcgatgcagcctctgcctcccagattcaagccattctggtgccttagcctcccaagtagcttggatcaatggcgtgtgccaccatgtcagctacttttttttttttttttttttttttgcatttttagtagagactgggtttcactatgttggtaaggctggtctcgaactcctggcctcaagtgatcctcccacctcggcctcccaaagtgctgatattacagatgtgagccaccatatccggccTGAACCTGAAATCTTGGGGAAGGCTTCAAGGATACGAAGAGACCCCTAGGATCCATGTTAGGGTGTGGGGTAGGTCCAGGGCAGTGGTGGGGGATGGTACCCATGGTGCTGACAGCCCTTTGACCTTGGAGTCCCTGAGTGCTTCATGCTCGCTGCAACCCAACAGACAGGCTCCTTGCTGGGAAGTGGCTGCCCAGCCAGGGACTATAGTTAGGTGCAGTTAGGTGTGGTCAGGGCGCCGAGTTCTAGGAAAAATAAGCCAGCCAAGTGAAGCGGGCTACTTCCAGCTCTGGTCCATATGAGCCATGCTGTGGTCCTCATGAAGACAATCCCCAGGGTGACCTTGAAATAAACACACTGAAGATGGCAGAGCTGCCACAGTCTGAGTCCCTGAATGACTGTGTGGAGGAGGAGGGCTGCCCTGCCACCCTGTTCCCAGCTAATACAGCCgtgcattgcttaatgacagggacacattctgagaaatgcattgtttgGTGATTtcgtcattgtgcaaacatcacagagtgggCTTCCACAAACCTAGATAGTGTGGCCTGCTACACACCTAAGCTAGTGGCAGAGCTTTCTGCTCCTAGGCCATAAACCTAAACAGCATGTGACTACTGAAAATTGCAGGGAGTTATAACACAATGGTTAAGTATTTGCGTGTCTAGACACATCTAAACTtagaaaagtacagtaaaaatacggtGGTATCATTTTACgagaccactgttgtatatgtggtTTGTTGTCGACAGCAACCTCATTATGTGGTGCATTacatcactgttttgtttttttttatttttttatttttttattttttttatttgagacgtagtcttgctctgtcgccaggaggctggagggcagtggtgcgatcctggctcactgcaacctccaactccctggttcaagcgattctgctgccccagcctcccgagtagctgggactataggcgcctgccaccatgcccggttaattttagtatttttagtagagacaggtttcaccatgctggccaggatggtctcgatctcctgacctcgcaatccgcccaccttggtttctcaaagtgctgggattacaggtgtgagctaccgtgctcgGCCCATGACTTCactgttttgtcttattttgtttgtttatttatttatttacttttgagacagagtctcactctgtcgcccaggctggagtgcagtggcatgatcttggctcactgcaacctgcaactctccggctcaagcaaccctcccacctcagcctccctagtagctgggactaaaggagcatgccaccacgcctgactaacttttgtatttttgtagagatagcgtCTCTGTATATTGCCCaggggctggtctcaaactcctgggctcacacgatcctccagctttggcctccctaagtgctgggattacaggcatgagccaccacgactggcctatttttatttttaattttaatttttttttttttgagacggagtctcgctctgttgcccaggctggagtgcagtgacgcgatcttggctcactgcagcctccaactcctgggtttaagtgattctcctgcctcagcccccggagtacctgggattacaggcacatgccaccacgcctaatttttgtatttttagtagagatggagtttcaccatgttggtcaggctagtctcgaactcctgacctcaagtgatctgcctgccttggcctcccaaagtactgggattacaggcgtgagccgctgcgcccagctgtattttaatttttataatttatttttatttgtagaggaggagtcttgctatgttgcccaggctgttgctccaactcctgagtgcaagcaatcctcctgcctcagcctcccaaactgctgggattacaggcgtgagcactgcAACTGGCTGACGTTGCTATTTTAGGAGCAAGAACTAAACTCCATTCACTCAATATCATTACACATATTGGGTCTCTGTTACAGCATCGGCATCTCTAACTATAAACCTCTCAAGGTTCCTGCTGGTTTTCTTAGCCTCCAGTGAGCTACCTGATACCCTTCCAGTAAGTTCTTTTTCTGCTTCAGTTAGCCCAGGAAGGTTCCTGTTGCTGGCAATGCAGAGTCATTTTGCAACTGTTTACTCTGTGCTAAGCAACTTCCTAAGTGTTTTGCATGTATTAATTGATTCACTTTCATAATAAACTTACAAATGAAGTTCTGTTATCAAGCACAAGATACccagtgacttgcccaagctcaTCCAATTGGTATGAGGCACAGCTAGGGATTGACTCCAGGCATTTTGGGATCAGAGCCCATGCCCTTCCCATGATGCTTCACTGCTCTTGAGACAAATGATCTAAGCCTAAAAAGACTGCAAGCTACATGCACGTTCATAGCAGCCCTATTCACAGCCACGACGCGGAGGAAACAACCCAACGTTCAACAGAtgtatgaataaacaaattgtggtctAGCCtcacaatggactattattcagccataaaaagggatgatgggggccaggcgcggtggctcacacctgtaatcccagcactttgggagggcaaggcaggcagatcacctgatgtcgggagttcaagaccagcctggccaacacgatgaaaccccgtctctactaaaaatacaaaattcagctgggcgcagtggctcacgcctgtaatcccagcactttgggaggccaaggcgggcggatcacctgaggtcgggagttcgggaccagcctgatcgatatggagaaaccctgtctctaccaaaaatacaaaattagccaggcgtggtggtgcacacctgtgatcccagctactcgggaggctgaggcaggagaatagcttgaacctgggagctggagtttgcagtgagccattgcactcagcccgggcaacaagagcaaaattccgtctcaaaataaataaataaataaataaataaataaataggaaattaaccaggcatggtggcccatgcctgtaatcccagctactcgggaggctgaggcaggagaatcgcttgaacccaggagctggaggttgtggtgagccaagatcgtgtcattgcactccagcctgggaaacaagaggaaaattccatctcaaaaaaacaaaaacaaaaaacaaaaattagccaggcatggtggcaggcgcctggaattccagctactcaggaggctgaggcaggagaatcacttgaatccaggaggcggaggttgtagtgagccgagatggcgccactgcactctagcctgggcgacagagcgagacaccatctcaaaaaaaacaaaaaaaaaggaaatcaagacaaGGCAGGATGGGCGTCTACTTcgaaacagagaaaaaaggggctggatgtggtggctcacacctgtaatcctagcagtttgggagatGAGGCGAGTggatggcatgagcccaggagttcatgaccagcctgggcaacataaagagacccccatctctacaaaaaattaagaaattagctgagtgtagtggtggcacacctatattcccagctactctggaggctgacatgggaggattacttgagcctgggaggctgaggctgcagtgagccatgattgcatcaccacactccagcctgggtgacagagcaagaccctgtccaaaatgaaacaaacaaatggaaaaaaaaaaaaaaacaaccagaggctgagcacagtggctcacacctgtaatcccagcttaaaAGTCTCTTCCCAGAGTAAAAGTTAGTCTTCATGCTGGCCCAAGGCAGCCCACATTATACAGGTTTGTATAATACATACATCATATGtacatgcttttctttctttcttttttttttttttgagacggagtctcgctccgttgcccaggctggagtgcagtggtgcgatcttggcttactgcaacctctgcctcccgggttcaagtaattcttctgcctcagcctcccaagtagctgggactactggtgtgtgccaccacgcccggctaattttttgtatttttagtagagatggggtttcaccatgttgcccaggctggtcttgaactcctgagattaagcaatcctcccacttcagccttcctcagtgctgggattacaggtgtgacagGCCACgcttttctttaagaaacaaaataaaggagaataaaaagtaacaaagttGCCCATCACACATAAGAACAATTATTATTCAGAGAAACTTGTTCTAACAGGacgtattatatataatgtatgataTTAACATATCCAATGTGTTATAGAACACACATAATGGGTTtcatatgtttataatatatattaagtatatagaATGCATATATATCTGTAGTTATTCTTCATGAAATGGAATacaataaaataggaaatattaaACTGGACTGCAAATATTAAGGATAATTATTTAATGAAACTTTCATTCCAATGATATGTACATAGGCATATACACTACATATATGATGTTATGTTACACatgacataaaatatatattttatattccacTGTGTATTGTATCAcataatatatgaattatatgcttttaaaatacatagaattatAAATTATTGTATAAATATGCACACGATGGATTATATAAactctgcttcttttttcttttttttttttttttttttgagacagggtctcactttgtcccccaggttggagtcctgtggcgtgatctcagttcactgcagcctcaaccacccaggttcaagcaatcctcctgccttagccccccaagtagctgggacgacaggtgtgtgccaccatgcccggctaattttttgttttgttttgttttttgttttgagaccaagtctcgctctggcacctaggctggagtgcagtggtgcaatcttggctcactgcaacgtccacctcctgggctcatgcaattctcctatgtcagcctctcaagtagctgggattacagacgtgcaccaccacactcggctgatttttgtattcttattagagatggggtttcaccatgttggccaggctggtctcgaactcctgacttcaagtgatcctctcaccttggtcttccaaagtactgagattacaggcatgagccaccgcgcctggcctaaaactcTGCTTCTTATTGTGGCACGTGGCTGTAGATTGAAGTGGAGGTTCTGAGATCTGCGCGCAGTGGGGGTTACTGCTGAGCACTGGGGATATTTcctgtggggaaggagggagggagggaggactcTGCAGAGGGGGAAGCTGAAGCCAGATGTGGTGGAAGAAGCAGAGGCCTGAGCGATCCTGTGGGGGCTCCAGAGCTGGGATGACCTCCACAGTTGTGCCAATCAAGGCAAGGGGCAGCCTTTGCTTACCTGGCCCCCTCACCCAACTTCTCCCCTCGCTTACTCTATTCCAGGGGATGGTaaagtttttctgtaaagggccacaGAGTACAAGAGCCCTAGGATCTCTGTGCAAATACTCAGCTCTGTCACTGTACTGCAAAAGCAACTGTGGAAAATACGTAAACGAATGAGTGCCTGGGTTCCAATAAGTCTTTATTTACAAAGACAGGTAGCAAGGGTCCCTTTGATCTGGCCCAAAGGCCTTGGTCAGCGAGCCCCTGCTCTATTCTGACAGCCAGAACCTCTTGCTGTTCCAGGAACAGGCCAATGCCACATCTGTCCTAGGACTTTCACAGATATTCACAGCCCTCTTTCTATCTCCATCTGAAGCGCTGCCTCCTCCCTACCCACCTGTCTAGATCTGCGGTGCCCATAAGTCTGGAACTCCTCGCCTGCCTCCATTCCTCTCAGTCCTCATCACCCCATGCTGGATtagctctttcctttttctttgagacggagtctcgttcttgttgcccaggctggagtgcaatggtgcaatattggctcactgcaacctccgcctgccgggttcaagcgattctcctgcctcagcctcctgaatggctgggattacaggcatgcaccaccatgccctgctaattttgtatttttagcagagacggggtttctccatgttggtcaggctggtctcgaactcccgacctcaggggatcggcccgcctaggcctccggaagtgctgggattacaggtgtgagccaccgcgcccagccactctttccttctttaatgCCGGTCTCTGGCACTAGAATATCGGCTCCAGTGAGGGCCTCTGCTTGCTCCCAACTGGTTCCCAGCTACTAGAACAGAGCCTGGTGCAGTTGATCCTCAGTACACTCAGAGTTGccatccttctcctctctctgtccacACCGACTCCAGCTACAAGCCATTGCCACTGGGGGACCCAAGCCTGCCACTCAGCAACACAGCGACCGGCCCAGGAGCGGCTCCGTGGGCCAATAGATCAGGTTGGGGCTTATGTAAAGCCCATTTTCTCCTGGGGTGGCTCTCAGCCATTTTGCCTCCCTCCAAGAAACGGCCTGCCCTACAGAGAAACCAAGGGAGACAGCATGGCCTGCCAGGAGATGAGAGGGGCACAGCCCTCAGGGCACCTCCCAGGGTTTTGTGAGCTGGGATGAATGGGTTTATAGTCCTGAGTCACTCCAGAGGGAGGATTCGGGATTCAGCCCAGCTCCTGCTTCCTAAACAACtatggggtggggcagggaacaCTGGAAAAGAAATGTACGTGTGAGCGTGTGTAAGACCCggtgagggcagggctggggccgtCTCTGTCACCGCTGTGACCCCAGTATAGGGTGGGGCAGAGTGGGTcactgtgagttttttttttttttgcaggagaCGTCCTACCAAGGACACTGGGTCCATGTCCCGGTGCGGGACCACCTCAGTGAGTTTTTtgagtgaaagaataaataaaggatattttTCCTAAGGTTGACATggaccttatttatttatttatttatttagagacgaagtctcgctctgtcgcccaggctggagtacaatggcatgatctcggctcactgcaacctccgcctcctgggttcaagagattctcctgcctcagcctcctgagtaggtgggattacaggtgcgcgccaccatgcccagctaatttttgtatttttagtagagacgaggtttcaccatgttggtcaggttggtcttgaactcctgacctcaggtgatccacccgccctggcctcccaaagtgctgggattacaggtgtgagccactgtgcccagccccaagaactttttaaatatgaaaaaagaatgcaTCAACTTGAAGACAATCAGTTTCATTTACAAATTTATTCTAACCCCTCTCCCCAAATTGCAAGGTACACAGAATTTTAGCTAGTAGAACACACGAGCAGTGAACCATCCTCTGGCCTCTTGCATTTTGAGAGGACGTTCTTTCCATTTCCACACACCCTGGCCACCCCTGACACCGCAGTGGGGGAAGTAGATGGCCCTGCTGCCCACGAGGACTGGCTGCCtgtcagggcagggcagggctgagtGCGAAGTCTCTGAGATGTGAGAGCAGCACTCCATACGGGTCAGGACAGCGCTGGGGTCAGGAATTGGAGCTCCTGCCTGTCTTCACATTCCCaccggtttttttgtttgtttgtttgtttttgtgagacagagtctcactctgtcacccaggctgaagtgcagtggcgggatctcagcttactgcaacctccgcctcctgggttcaagcaattctcgtgcctcagcctcccgagtagctgggattcaggaatgtgccaccacgccccggctaatttttgtatttttagtagagacagggctttgccatgttggccaggctggtctcgatctcctaacatCATGTGATCAGTCCACcctggcttctcaaagtgctgggatgacaggcgtgagccactacacctggcctgggTCACTCCCAGTTTTAAACACAGCCCCACTCAGGACCCACTCGGTCAGTTCCCTCTGCTCCAGCTTCTCCCCCACTTCCAGAAGGAACTGAAATGCcgtttcaggccaggcacagtggctcaggcctgtaatcccagcaatttgggaggccgaggcgggtggattacctgaggtcaggagttcaagaccagcctgggcaacctggagaaaccccgtctccactaaaatacaaaaagtagccaggcgtgggtggtgggcgcatgtaatcccagctactttggaagctgaggcaagagcactggttgagcctgggaggtggaagttgcagtgagccgagattgcaccactgcactccagtctgggtgacagagctagactctgtctccgaaagaaaagaagagaaaagaagaaaagaaaaggtttcAGAAACTGTTTCTTGGCTTTCTATCTGGGCAGATCTTGGTCCAGgccatttttacctttttagaGAAGGGAGGTGAGGATGGAAGTCGGGGAAAGCCCGGCCCTCCCACTCTCACCTGCAGCTTCCCAAAAGCGGGCCCAGGTGGAATGGTCGCCCCGTTTACACAATGCTATGATCTCAGGTGTGGTCCGGGGCTGTTCTGAGAGGGGATAGAGAGGGTCTCCCACTGTCAATGCCACCTCTGGGATGGTCTGGGCCTCTGTGTAGAGATCGCCAccctcccagcctctgctcaGCCATCGCCTCTCCCTCCTCACTCTGCAGCTGGGGTAATCCAAGACCCTCACTCTGCCCCTACTACTTCACCACCCTGGGCAGTCAGCCCCTCACTGGCTGTGGCATCTCTGGCAAGTCCCTTTGCTTACCCTTGGCCTTAGTTTCCCCACCTCGTAGGGTGACTCTTGGGCCTCTCCCCATCAGAACCCTCCCACTTTCCCTCCTGAT is part of the Nomascus leucogenys isolate Asia chromosome 17, Asia_NLE_v1, whole genome shotgun sequence genome and encodes:
- the OPA3 gene encoding optic atrophy 3 protein isoform X2, encoding MVVGAFPMAKLLYLGIRQVSKPLANRIKEAARRSEFFKTYICLPPAQLYHWLEMRTKMRIMGFNAAAIKPLNEGAAAELGAELLGESIIFITACSCLMLEYWRHQLQQRRKEKERRVAREALRGEVGHLGLALEELQAQVQATSTQLALEELRAQLQEVRAHLCLRDPPPAPPVAPASEK